The following coding sequences lie in one Labrus bergylta chromosome 13, fLabBer1.1, whole genome shotgun sequence genomic window:
- the ranbp2 gene encoding E3 SUMO-protein ligase RanBP2 isoform X1, with product MRRSKVEVDRYVSTVLSSSPSLKEKPVKGFLFAKLYFEAKEYETAKRHVSDYLKVQERDPKAHKFLGQLFEREGDINKAVGCYKRSVDLNPAQRDLVLKVAELLVSKAECDSRAEFWVEKAAKLLPGNPAVFNLKERLLSRQGQPGWNRLFDLLQTELAARPADPHVNVKLVQLFCQDGRLDEAVKHCLSAENKGILSNSLDWHNVVLHTLQEYLAQPSVTSNEKMCRHLQRELLLAHCSMLRITLSESSVQPSLDALRSFDQAMQMLSSTAYCHTDDLCEVFVEMRGHLYLHAATLLLKLAQDRQHTWRAVVDLAGLCYLLAYQVPRPKAKVTKRDQSAPQLLELLANDRQSQAGHMLLNLSTDPTTLIREVVEAFGNRSGQDSLFEHLFGPQAFPGSSFIANDDIHSINTMAPELPQLAKWDAGSILLHGGDLQHLCWLGLQWTLLAQRLALRDWLQQLFPRLTLETSKLDTNAPESICLLDLEVFLYGVVFCSHCQLQETAKISSSVNQQQQQQLFEPRCLPLPLLRLLTTDRQREWWDAVYSLIHKRAAPGMSAKLRMIVQHGLSSLRAGEKHGLQPALAIHWAQCLSQTGDGINSYYDQKEYIGRSVHYWKAVLPLLEKIKNRRSIPEPLEPLFIHFPSKDTQISSVKGYEEEATVAYAALLDIEGKTEEAIATLETISNMSSIWHLAQIYQRLSEEASNGVEETQDRCVTFLKKFRTYLSKIYNGNAEDIEKLPVSMEEIVDLLNDVNQQLGESGEAMDEEEEKEGAVQRGPAHSSPATETSASISHIKFSTPSPNKSISPSKRHLISPKIQPHWVEDQKSLLQMLCQQVEALKNEVHDLRHNSSGNVDSPHHKLYGESYGAEGLQEPFTPVQSYHGAPLTVATTGPSGFYNQSPAYNSQYLLRTAANVTPTKAPMYSMNRMPPQQHMYAYQQPTQTPPLQTAPACIYPPQEQVFGASLRFESPATSLLSPYSEEYYGQSVTQQTTNPPLPEPGYFTKPSVVPVQPPKSIEGKPMDFGKLPFGQQAPAEVPKVPCFGGVPVSQSTPSTAFKFNSNFKSNDGDFSFSASQAKHSESLLGLLTSDILPKTDTATEKPQVGEQPPNQTGIFTFGNKNIGGFSSVDPAQSAGTGSLFGNMEQPFTFGDVNKPLFGVAQSTAEEERAAESDNDSTHVEEDEDGPHFEPIVPLPDKVDVKTGEEEEEEMFCNRAKLFRFDTETKEWKERGIGNVKILKHSIKGKVRLLMRREQVLKICANHYITSDMLLKPNAGSDKSWVWNAIDYADEEPKPEQLAIRFKTVDEASLFKAKFEEAQTISLELPVKQHQQDEKEETLKNPVSLAAQFALKEGEWECDVCCVRNNPTDMQCAACQSANPNSSSKPGIQAAGESKTSPFTFKFGTDASKPNSSSSTFTGFGGFGASVPSSFTFGTTTSKPTDTVSNAFGSAFVAQFGKKPEQWHCDSCSTRNDASADSCVSCKVAKVSPKTTTATQMAPAAVQSSLSTAVSGFGSQFSKKLGQWDCDVCVVRNEASADKCVACQSPNPATKSIEGASVTFNPPTISGFGADFAKNDGQWDCNSCLVRNDASATECIACHALHEAPSLGAMFGKKDGEWDCDTCLVRNKTSASNCVSCQTPNPNAKSTTSIAPSASTFSFSFGTKSSSNQPAGTGFTVPFETGNTFQFGQNKDNGSAASFKFEAPQAGSSAKSPSGFSFSMPTLAGGFKFGIQEPEKEIASTDNQIPPSGSASNFLKSIADEHKAKENLSLISVGQTEQEQNPLVAGGAFSSLKAIPAKTDATNELEDDDMYKTEENDDIQFEPVVQMPDKVDLVTGEEDEQVLYSQRVKLFRFDVDTSQWKERGVGVLKFLKNSSNGRLRVLMRREQVLKVCANHWITTTMNLKPLAGSDKAWMWMANDFSDGDAKLEQLAAKFKSPELAEEFKEKFEECQRLLLDIPLQTPHKLIDTGRTAHLIQKAEEMKSGLKDLKFFLTEEKTKIKDDDNQDDITTSSNVSSLVIKPHGETTGPTLEWDNYDLREEALDDTADSSVYASPLASSPLRKNLFRFGESTSGFNFSFQPGISPSKSPAKLNQSRNSVGTDDEQDSIQDEEKDGQYFEPVVPLPDLVDISTGEENEQVVFSHRAKLYRYDRTLAQWKERGIGDLKILQNYDTKGVRLIMRRDQVLKICANHWITAAMKLEPMKGAEKAWVWSARDYAESGDGNIEQLAVRFKLQETANTFKQVFDETKVAQEKGELMTPVTSSVASPRDCGSIEPAKPASAICGKAAIAVLEETTKERTELSPESELCVAGSPSQVNPSKTTVVSPPKFVFGNDNLQKIFGSPRFCSETEESASCVKAKESEPSAKAIAPAFKIPEKGLDFRLFKDNPMAFWTSSSTTQFEPPGAPRAEGGSAGSDEDSEVEVVFVREPTAEQAALARKLLLPLTFFCYQNEPGYISDDQSDDEDYESAVKALNGKLYPDPPEKKAAACGDEQDCQVVWEKKPTPEEEEKAKSLQLPPTFFCGLSTTDSDPDPDKPEDFETEVRKAQQDLDAQLNQTEKTPISASVAQEEPSAGPSSSSTEAEGTTSRPKEQTSDQPTETQNDAPSSSSPIDLSTKKSPEPDSNSETAAVALTAPTASQDSSNFGFNSLGGFSFAELAQNTDGFAFGTKGDTDFSWENAGATVFRSAVPKAPKNNGDEDGSDEEEAPNEVDIHFEPIVSLPEVETKSGEEDEEILFKERTKLYRWDRDLGQWKERGVGDIKILFHPDKRFYRILMRREQVFRVCANHTITQVMELKPMNASANALIWIATDYSDGDGVVEQLAAKFKTPEITQSFKKTFCECQSRIGSADGDASCISSPQMSRIQEHSRDTNPQVFLKVEADGQPLGTINIELFSHIVPKTAENFRALCTGEKGFGLRASIFHRVIPDFMCQGGDITNSDGTGGKSIYGSKFEDENFDVRHTGPGVLSMANRGRDTNNSQFFITLKKAEHLDFKHVAFGWVCEGMDVLQRMGELGTKGGPPSKKLVITDCGQL from the exons CGGTCAGTAGATTTAAACCCAGCTCAGAGGGACCTGGTGCTGAAGGTGGCTGAGTTGCTTGTGAGTAAAGCAGAATGTGATAGCAGAGCAGAGTTTTGGGTGGAGAAAGCTGCCAAGCTGTTGCCAGGAAACCCTGCAGTCTTCAACCTAAAG GAGCGTTTGTTGAGTCGTCAGGGTCAACCGGGTTGGAACCGATTGTTTGACCTCCTCCAGACAGAGCTGGCAGCAAGGCCGGCGGATCCTCATGTAAACGTGAAGTTGGTTCAACTGTTCTGTCAGGATGGACGGTTGGATGAAGCCGTTAAGCATTGCCTGTCTGCTGAGAATAAGGGCATACTGAGCAACAGTCTGGACTGGCACAATGTGGTGTTGCACACACTGCAG GAGTATCTAGCTCAGCCCAGTGTCACCAGTAATGAGAAAATGTGTCGGCATCTCCAGAGAGAACTGCTGCTGGCCCACTGCAGCATGCTGAGAATCACACTGTCTGAGAGCAGTGTGCAGCCCAGCCTTGATGCCCTCAGGAG tttTGACCAAGCTATGCAGATGCTGAGCAGCACTGCTTACTGCCACACGGACGACCTTTGTGAAGTGTTTGTAGAGATGAGGGGTCACCTCTACCTGCATGCTGCCACACTGCTGCTGAAGCTGGCTCAAGATCGCCAACACACATGGAGGGCTGTCGTTGACTTGGCTGGACTATGCTACCTGTTGGCATACCAG GTTCCCAGACCAAAAGCTAAAGTGACCAAAAGAGACCAGTCAGCGCCACAGCTTCTGGAGCTCCTTGCCAACGATCGTCAGAGTCAGGCGGGCCACATGTTGTTAAATCTGAGCACTGATCCAACCACCTTGATCAGAGAG GTGGTGGAGGCGTTTGGGAACCGGAGTGGTCAGGACTCGCTCTTTGAACACCTGTTTGGACCACAGGCATTCCCCGGCTCGTCCTTTATTGCCAACGATGACATTCATTCCATTAACACTATGGCTCCAGAGCTCCCTCAACTGGCCAAATGGGATGCTG GCTCCATCCTGCTGCATGGTGGTGACTTGCAGCATCTCTGCTGGTTGGGACTACAGTGGACCCTCCTGGCCCAAAGACTTGCCCTACGGGACTGGCTACAGCAGCTCTTTCCAAGGCTTACTCTGGAAACTTCTAAACTGGACACCAACGCACCAGAATCCATCTGCCTGCTGGACTTAGAG GTGTTTTTATATGGTGTCGTGTTCTGTAGCCACTGTCAACTTCAGGAGACGGCAAAGATCAGCAGTTCAGTGaaccagcagcaacagcagcagctctttgAGCCTCGCTGCCTTCCCCTTCCCCTTCTTCGCCTCTTGACCactgacagacagagggagTGGTGGGACGCCGTATACAGCCTCATTCACAAACGAGCAGC TCCTGGTATGTCAGCTAAACTGAGGATGATTGTGCAACACGGACTAAGCTCTCTAAGGGCCGGAGAAAAACATGGCCTCCAACCAGCACTGGCCATCCACTGGGCTCAGTGTCTAAGCCAAACG GGTGATGGAATCAACTCGTACTACGACCAGAAGGAATACATTGGCCGCAGTGTCCACTACTGGAAAGCTGTACTTCCACTGCTGGAAAAGATCAAAAACAGACGGAGTATACCAGAACCACTTGAGCCCCTCTTCATACACTTCCCCTCTAAAGATACCCAG ATTTCTTCTGTGAAGGGTTATGAAGAGGAGGCCACGGTAGCATATGCAGCTCTTCTTGACATTGAAGGCAAGACAGAGGAGGCCATTGCTACCTTGGAAACCATCAGTAACATGTCATCCATCTGGCATTTGGCACAG ATTTACCAGCGACTATCAGAGGAGGCCAGCAATGGTGTTGAGGAGACACAAGATAGGTGTGTCACTTTTCTGAAAAAGTTCAGGACCTACCTGTCCAAGATCTACAATGGTAATGCAGAGGATATTGAGAAG CTGCCTGTTTCCATGGAGGAAATTGTggacctcctcaatgatgtgaACCAGCAGCTCGGGGAGAGTGGTGAGGCcatggatgaagaggaggagaaagagggggCGGTTCAAAGAGGACCAGCACACTCCAGCCCCGCTACAGAAACCTCTGCCAGCATATCCCATATAAAGTTTTCCACTCCATCTCCTAACAAAAGCATCTCTCCTTCCAAAAGACACCTG ATTTCTCCCAAGATACAACCGCATTGGGTGGAGGACCAGAAAAGTCTCCTCCAAATGCTTTGTCAGCAAGTTGAAGCCCTCAAG AATGAGGTTCACGATCTGAGACACAACTCTTCAGGAAACGTAGACTCCCCACATCACAAGCTGTATGGGGAGAGCTACGGGGCTGAGGGCCTTCAAGAGCCATTTACGCCAGTCCAGTCCTACCATGGGGCCCCTCTAACAG TTGCCACCACAGGCCCCTCTGGTTTCTACAACCAGTCTCCAGCTTACAACTCCCAGTACCTCCTACGCACAGCAGCAAATGTAACCCCCACCAAG GCTCCAATGTACAGTATGAACCGTATGCCACCACAGCAGCATATGTATGCCTACCAGCAGCCCACTCAAACGCCTCCATTGCAAACAGCCCCAGCCTGCATTTACCCTCCTCAGGAACAGGTCTTTGGTGCCTCTCTTCGATTTGAATCTCCAGCCACAAGCCTTCTTTCCCCATATAGTGAAGAGTACTATGGCCAGAGTGTAACCCAACAAACCACTAACCCTCCGCTTCCAGAACCTGGCTACTTTACCAAGCCATCAGTAGTCCCAGTTCAGCCACCAAAGAGCATTGAAGGAAAGCCTATGGACTTTGGTAAGCTCCCCTTTGGCCAACAGGCACCGGCTGAAGTCCCAAAAGTGCCTTGTTTTGGAGGAGTGCCAGTTTCTCAGTCAACACCTTCCACTGCTTTTAAATTCAACTCAAACTTTAAATCAAACGATGGAGATTTCAGTTTCTCAGCTTCCCAGGCCAAGCATAGTGAAAGTCTGCTTGGTCTTCTTACATCAGACATTCTCCCTAAAACTGATACTGCTACTGAGAAGCCTCAAGTCGGAGAGCAGCCCCCCAACCAAACAGGCATCTTCacatttggaaataaaaacatcgGTGGCTTCTCCAGTGTAGACCCTGCTCAGAGCGCAGGCACTGGAAGTCTGTTTGGAAACATGGAGCAGCCATTTACATTTGGCGATGTTAACAAGCCATTGTTTGGGGTTGCCCAGTctacagcagaggaggagagagcagcagagagtgaTAATGACAGTACGCAtgtggaggaggatgaagatggtCCTCACTTTGAACCCATTGTACCTCTTCCTGATAAAGTAGATGTCAAAacgggtgaggaggaggaggaggaaatgttttGCAACAGGGCAAAGCTGTTTCGTTttgacacagagacaaaagagTGGAAGGAGCGGGGCATTGGCAATGTTAAAATCCTGAAACACAGCATTAAAGGGAAGGTCCGTCTCTTAATGAGAAGGGAGCAGGTCCTTAAGATCTGTGCAAACCACTACATTACTTCTGATATGTTACTAAAACCGAATGCCGGCTCTGACAAATCCTGGGTCTGGAATGCCATTGATTATGCAGATGAAGAGCCTAAGCCTGAACAGCTGGCGATACGCTTCAAAACAGTAGACGAGGCATCACTTTTCAAAGCCAAGTTTGAGGAAGCCCAGACAATTTCGCTTGAATTGCCTGTAAAGCAACATCAACAAGATGAGAAAGAGGAAACCCTTAAAAATCCAGTTTCTTTGGCTGCCCAGTTTGCTCTTAAAGAAGGGGAATGGGAATGCGATGTGTGCTGTGTAAGAAATAATCCAACAGATATGCAGTGTGCTGCTTGTCAAAGTGCAAATCCCAACTCTTCATCAAAGCCAGGCATTCAGGCTGCTGGTGAATCCAAAACCAGTCCTTTTACTTTCAAATTTGGGACTGATGCATCCAAACCAAATAGTTCTAGTTCTACATTTACAGGATTCGGTGGGTTTGGAGCTTCTGTACCCTCCTCATTTACATTTGGCACCACCACCTCAAAACCCACTGACACAGTAAGCAATGCATTTGGCTCTGCCTTTGTGGCTCAGTTTGGCAAGAAACCAGAGCAGTGGCACTGTGACTCATGCTCTACAAGAAACGATGCATCTGCAGATAGTTGTGTGTCTTGTAAAGTTGCTAAAGTTTCACCTAAAACAACTACCGCAACACAAATGGCACCAGCTGCAGTACAGTCCTCTTTATCCACTGCAGTGTCTGGGTTTGGTTCCCAGTTTAGCAAGAAGCTTGGACAATGGGACTGTGATGTATGCGTAGTAAGAAATGAGGCCTCTGCTGACAAATGTGTTGCCTGTCAAAGCCCCAACCCTGCAACTAAATCAATAGAAGGGGCTTCAGTTACATTTAATCCACCAACAATTTCAGGATTCGGAGCTGATTTTGCAAAAAATGATGGCCAATGGGACTGCAACAGCTGTCTGGTCAGAAATGATGCATCAGCTACTGAGTGCATTGCCTGCCATGCTCTTCATGAAGCTCCCTCTTTAGGAGCAATGTTTGGTAAGAAGGATGGAGAATGGGATTGTGACACTTGTTTGGTGAGAAACAAAACCTCTGCCAGTAACTGTGTGTCCTGTCAGACACCAAATCCTAATGCTAAAAGCACAACCAGCATTGCTCCCTCAGCCTCCACTTTCAGCTTTAGCTTTGGAACAAAAAGCTCATCAAACCAGCCTGCTGGAACTGGGTTTACTGTGCCTTTTGAGACTGGCAACACGTTTCAGTTTGgtcaaaataaagataatggttcagctgcttcttttaagtttgAAGCGCCTCAGGCAGGATCTAGTGCTAAAAGTCCATCAGGCTTTTCGTTCTCAATGCCTACTCTAGCTGGTGGCTTTAAGTTCGGTATTCAGGAACCTGAAAAAGAAATTGCCTCCACCGATAATCAAATACCTCCATCAGGATCAGCCTCCAATTTTCTAAAAAGCATAGCTGACGAACACAAGGCGAAAGAAAATTTGTCTTTGATCTCAGTGGGCCAAACAGAGCAAGAGCAAAATCCATTAGTTGCAGGAGGGGCGTTCTCGTCATTAAAAGCAATCCCCGCAAAGACTGATGCCACAAATGAACTGGAGGATGATGACATGtataaaacagaagaaaatgacGATATACAGTTTGAACCAGTGGTCCAGATGCCTGATAAAGTTGACCTGGTGACTGGTGAGGAAGATGAACAGGTTCTTTACTCCCAGCGTGTCAAACTGTTCAGATTTGATGTAGACACCAGTCAGTGGAAAGAGCGTGGTGTAGGAGTCCTTAAATTCCTGAAGAACAGCAGTAATGGCAGGCTAAGAGTGCTAATGAGAAGAGAGCAAGTTCTCAAGGTTTGTGCCAACCACTGGATCACCACCACCATGAATCTTAAGCCCTTAGCAGGCTCGGACAAAGCATGGATGTGGATGGCCAACGACTTCTCTGATGGAGATGCTAAACTTGAACAATTGGCTGCTAAGTTCAAAAGCCCTGAGCTTGCTGAGGAGTTTAAGGAAAAATTTGAAGAATGTCAGAGACTGCTCTTGGACATCCCCTTGCAAACCCCCCATAAGCTCATTGACACAGGCAGAACAGCACATCTCATTCAGAAAGCAGAGGAAATGAAGTCAGGATTGAAAGACCTGAAATTCTTTTtgacagaggagaaaacaaagatcAAAGATGACGACAACCAGGATGATATTACTACATCCAGCAATGTTTCAAGCCTTGTGATAAAGCCTCACGGTGAAACCACCGGCCCCACCTTGGAATGGGATAACTATGACCTTAGAGAAGAGGCTTTGGATGATACTGCTGACTCATCAGTCTATGCCTCTCCCCTCGCCAGCAGCCCCCTGAGAAAGAACCTTTTCCGCTTTGGTGAGTCCACTAGTGGGTTCAACTTCAGCTTCCAACCTGGCATTAGCCCCTCCAAGTCTCCTGCTAAGCTTAACCAGAGCAGAAACTCAGTGGGCACTGATGACGAGCAGGATTCAATCCAGGATGAGGAAAAGGATGGCCAATACTTTGAACCTGTGGTGCCATTGCCTGATCTGGTGGATATTTCTACAGGAGAAGAAAATGAACAGGTGGTCTTCAGTCACAGGGCCAAACTGTATCGCTATGATAGGACATTGGCTCAATGGAAGGAGAGGGGTATTGGAGACCTCAAGATCTTGCAGAACTATGATACCAAGGGAGTGAGGTTAATAATGAGGAGGGACCAGGTACTTAAGATCTGTGCCAATCACTGGATCACTGCAGCCATGAAACTAGAACCTATGAAAGGTGCAGAGAAGGCCTGGGTCTGGAGTGCGCGGGACTATGCTGAATCAGGAGATGGCAACATTGAGCAGTTGGCTGTGAGATTCAAGCTCCAAGAAACGGCAAACACATTCAAGCAAGTTTTTGACGAGACTAAGGTAGCACAAGAAAAAGGGGAACTAATGACTCCTGTGACATCCAGTGTTGCCTCTCCTCGAGACTGTGGATCCATAGAACCAGCAAAGCCTGCTTCAGCTATTTGTGGGAAAGCAGCTATTGCCGTTCTGGAAGAGACCACCAAGGAACGTACTGAGCTTTCTCCTGAATCTGAGCTGTGTGTAGCTGGGTCGCCAAGTCAAGTAAACCCCTCAAAGACAACAGTGGTATCCCCTCCTAAGTTTGTCTTTGGCAATGATAACCTTCAGAAGATATTTGGATCTCCTAGATTTTGCTCTGAGACTGAGGAATCTGCATCCTGTGTAAAGGCAAAAGAGTCTGAACCGTCTGCCAAGGCTATAGCACCTGCATTCAAAATCCCAGAAAAAG GGCTGGATTTTAGGCTTTTCAAAGATAATCCAATGGCTTTTTGGACCAGCTCATCAACCACCCAATTTGAACCCCCAG GAGCACCTCGGGCAGAAGGAGGCAGTGCAGGGTCAGATGAGGACTCAGAGGTGGAGGTTGTGTTTGTCAGGGAACCTACAGCTGAACAGGCTGCTTTAGCAAGAAAGCTCTTGCTGCCTCTTACCTTCTTCTGCTACCAGAATGAACCGGGCTACATAAGTGACGATCAAAGTGATG ATGAGGACTATGAGTCAGCTGTAAAAGCCTTAAATGGAAAGCTGTACCCTGACCCTCCTGAGAAAAAGGCTGCAGCATGTGGTGACG AGCAAGACTGCCAGGTGGTGTGGGAGAAGAAGCCGACgccagaagaggaggagaaggcgaAAAGCCTCCAGCTGCCACCCACCTTCTTCTGCGGCCTGAGCACCACTGACAGTGACCCGGACCCCGACAAACCTGAAGACTTTGAGACAGAGGTCCGCAAGGCACAGCAAGACTTG GACGCTCAGTTAAACCAAACTGAAAAGACCCCGATCAGCGCTTCAGTTGCCCAAGAAGAGCCAAGTGCAGGTCCTTCTTCCAGCAGCACAGAAGCTGAAGGCACCACGTCTAGACCAAAAGAACAGACGTCAGACCAGCCAACAGAGACTCAGAATGATgctcccagcagcagctctcccaTTGACCTGTCGACTAAAAAGAGCCCAGAGCCGGACTCCAACAGTGAGACCGCAGCTGTAGCTTTGACCGCTCCAACAGCTAGTCAAG ATTCCTCAAACTTTGGCTTTAACTCTCTTGGAGGCTTCTCGTTTGCTGAATTGGCTCAAAACACAGATGGATTTGCATTTGGAACAAAAG gagACACTGACTTCTCATGGGAAAACGCTGGGGCTACAGTATTCCGTTCTGCGGTgccaaaagccccaaaaaacaATGGAGATGAGGATGGAAGTGATGAGGAGGAGGCTCCAAATGAAGTGGACATTCACTTTGAGCCAATAGTATCACTACCAGAG GTGGAGACAAAGTCtggagaggaggacgaggaaatCCTGTTTAAGGAGCGCACCAAGCTGTACCGGTGGGACCGAGACCTAGGTCAGTGGAAGGAGCGAGGGGTCGGTGACATCAAGATTCTCTTCCATCCTGATAAACGTTTCTACCGTATCCTGATGAGAAGAGAGCAGGTGTTCAGAGTTTGTGCCAACCACACTATTACACAGGTGATGGAACTTAAACCCATGAACGCCTCAGCCAACGCACTGATCTGGATTGCCACCGACTACTCAG ATGGCGATGGAGTTGTGGAGCAGTTGGCAGCCAAGTTCAAAACCCCTGAGATAACCCAATCCTTCAAGAAGACCTTCTGCGAGTGTCAGAGTCGCATAGGCAGTGCTGATGGTGATGCTTCATGTATCTCCTCACCTCAGATGTCCAGAATTCAAGAGCACTCCAGAGACACTAACCCACAGGTTTTCCTCAAAGTGGAAGCTGATGGCCAACCACTTGGCACAATCAACATAGAGCTCTTTTCCCATATTGTCCCCAAGACGGCTGAAAACTTCAGGGCTCTCTGCACTGGCGAGAAAGGGTTTGGCCTTCGGGCTTCCATCTTCCATAGAGTCATACCAGACTTCATGTGTCAG GGCGGTGACATCACAAACAGTGATGGCACAGGAGGCAAGTCCATCTACGGCAGCAAGTTTGAAGATGAAAACTTTGATGTCCGGCACACAGGCCCAGGCGTTCTGTCAATGGCTAATCGTGGACGCGACACCAACAACTCCCAGTTCTTCATCACACTGAAGAAAGCCGAACACCTGGACTTCAAACATGTGGCTTTCGGTTGGGTTTGTGAAGGAATGGATGTGTTGCAACGGATGGGAGAGCTGGGCACAAAAGGAGGCCCCCCCTCAAAGAAGCTTGTCATCACAGACTGTGGACAGCTGTAG